TAATTAAAATTCGAGTAACATGAGACCGAAAATACTAGTATttcctttgtcccaatttatataatactttaaattttttgagagTCAAAAAAGGTTTTCTTTTACCGTGATTTATTCATATACCCTTTAAAAAACTTAATTGTTAATTAGTGTCACTTACACTAGTACTTTCTACCAattttccaaatatataaatttcattccaaaaaatttaaagatttcataCTCGAATTTACCGTCAAAATTAATCTGTTACTTTTAAAATTCACACCGTGTCacataaaaatgaaattaaaaaatcacTTCCCTTTTCCCGCTTAATTCCTCCCTTATAAACATAGAAGCTCTGTGTTTCCCaccattttttttccatctctAAAAACAACGAAGTCAAATAATAAGCTCACAAAGTAAATATGGCACGGAAAAAGCGATGTTCTGGCTTCTCTTCTACTCCAATTTCAATCGGTAAGAAAGAACCAAAATTGTTCTGTTAAAAAGTTCaattattttctcataaaatctttaattttcattattttttttgtgggttttttttatattaaggaAATTGTGAGGTTGTTGTGGAATCTGGGAAGTTTAGCTCAGAATTAAATGAAAATAGTCTCAATATCACTTTGTCAAAGAATTCCAAAATCAAAATCTCTGgtaatattctttttttcttgtttactACCCATCTGGATGTAATACTTtacttgggtgtgtttggtacacaagttgaaaaatgtcattttaagtgcgtttgtatatattcaaAGCAAAACATGATGAggttcttgaatttggagtgtAACTTCCAGTGGTGGAGTAGGCTGCAGGGGGTGGGTGGGAGGTGGGGATTGTGGCGGGGGAGGGGTGGTGGGTGGAGGTGGGTGAAAGTGGTGGGGTGGGAGGTGGGAGGTGGGTGGTGGCGGGGGTTGTGGCGGGGGAGGCGCGGTGGGTGGAGGTGGGTGAAAGGGGTGGGGTGGGaggtgggtggtggtggggggTTGTGGGGGTGGGTAAAAGGGTGGATAGTGTGGGAGGTGGATTGGGGGATGCATTGGTGTGTTTCTATTGATTCGAAAAATGTTTTCTGTTTAATTTTTAAGGAAACAATTTCTCCTATTTTGAGGAAAACATTTAGTgcaaccaaaaaagaaaaaataagaaaaaaatttccgtcATTCCCAACACACCCTTAATGTATCTGTAGTATTATAAAGTGAGTggttgctaatgttaatgtgTTTGTAGTTGTGGATGATGGGAATTGTTCAAAGGAAGCCAAAAGCCCTATAAATATTGGGTATGAGGAAAATGGTATGGAGTATGGAGTCTTTTATTTTGGATaaacttctttcattttttgtttcatttttattgaGTTTGTTGTattatgggttttcttgatttgtgaaaTGATCAATTTGGTTACGGGGTCATGACAATTAGGAAATTACTGTTTCGTGCTCATTAATCCCAAAGATGATGA
This genomic stretch from Lycium ferocissimum isolate CSIRO_LF1 unplaced genomic scaffold, AGI_CSIRO_Lferr_CH_V1 ctg4089, whole genome shotgun sequence harbors:
- the LOC132044257 gene encoding uncharacterized protein LOC132044257, which translates into the protein MARKKRCSGFSSTPISIGNCEVVVESGKFSSELNENSLNITLSKNSKIKISVVDDGNCSKEAKSPINIGYEENGNYCFVLINPKDDDGKTKSLLQVILSFLSLYFKDNFLLVSVNTQVSTEFCQEMVSGILS